The Sphingopyxis fribergensis DNA segment GCCGCCGACCAATATGTCGGCGCCCGCCCCGCCGGTCAGCACATCGTCGCCGGCATTGCCGACCAGCATGTCTTTGCCTGCACCGCCGATCAGCAAATCGACACCCGCGGTACCGCCGATCAGGTCGTCGCCCGCGGTCCCCGCCGCAACCACCACGCGCTGCCCGTCCAGCGTCAGCATCGACCCCGTACCCTTCTTCCAGGTCAGCGTGCCCCCGCCAGTGGCAAGGCCATAGTCACGCACGGTTAGCGCCCCATTCCTCTCGGCGAGGTTGAACAAAGTCGGCGAGCCGGCATCGGAGAAGAGCGCCCCGTCGATCGTCGCATTGGCGCCCTCGGCCAGCCAGATATGCTCGCGATTGCCGCCAGCCAGCGGCGCGCCGGCATCGAGGCTGACGGTGTTGCTGAGCTGCCCGCCCGTGCCCCACAGCCGGATGTTGCGGCCGTTGCCCGAAACGATCGCGCCGTCCACCACGATATTGTCGCTTTTCAGGTCGAGCCCGCCATCGCTGTTGCCGGTGGCGATCACGTCGCGCAGCGTGATGTCATAGGTGCCGCGTTCGGTCGCAAAGCCGTCGCCGTTGCGATAATCATTCACCGTGTCGAGCGCGTTGCGCATGGCGACGCGATCGATCGTCACATCGTGCGCGGTGCCGGTGATGTGGACGCCGATCGCGAAATTGTCGCCGTCCTGGAACAGGCTGTCGCCGCGCACATCCTCGATCAGCACATTATTGCTGTTATACTGGACCCGGATCGCGCCCTTCGAATAGCCATCCACGGCGACATCGCGGATCGTGAGCCCGGAGATCGTCGCGCTGGCATTGGCGCCGGAGACCATATTGTCGAAGAAGCGCGAGACGTTGGCGGCATCGACATGCTCGATCGTGAGGTTGCGCACATCGGCGCCAACGCGAAAGGCCGTGCCGACATTCTCGAAGGCCAGATCGCTGAAACGCAGATTGTCCGCGCCGCCGAGCAGCCGGAAGACTTCCTCGCCCGAGGGATTGGCCGGGTCGAAGGGCTCGGGCCGCGTGCCGGCGATCGTCGCCGCCATCGCATTGCCCGCGCTGTCTACCCCGCGGATCGTCACCGGCGCGCTCGCCGTTCCGCCGCCGACGATCGCCAGCGGCCCAGTCGGCGCGGCATAGTCGCCCTGATCGGCGAGCAGCAGCACCTGCCCGCCCGGCCCCGCCGCTGCGATGAGCTGCGGCAGGTCGTTCAGCGTCGCAGCGTTCGCCGCGCTCGAGCCGTCGCCCGAACCGCTGCCGGTCGGCGAGATGTAAAGGGTGGGCATGGCAGGGCTCCCGTCATAAGCCTGAAAACATACCCCCCACTTGATCGCGACCAGACAGCCCGCGACGGCAGCCGGGTCAACCATATGCTGCACCTGCGAACGCCGAATTGCCCCTTTGCTCCGACGACCGGAGCGGCGGCGCCTTCGCTCGCCAGATTTTGGCCGCTACCAAGGTTCGTGCCGGACGATCCCCATTGCCGCACCCCGCAGATTTCAACACCTCGAGAATCCGATCGGAGACCCACCGTGCAGCAGGACCTGTCCCTCGGGACGTCGGAGCCGCCTGTGGACAGCGGGCTCGCCGCCTTCGCCCAAATCCTTGCGATGCACCGTATTGTCGCCGACCCGGCGGAGCTGCGCCACAGCCTGGGCCATGCCGATCCCGTCGCCGCATCCGACCTGCTGCGCCTCGCAAAGCGCATCGATGGCGTCCGCGCCCGCGCCACGACCGCCAATTTCGAACGGTTGCGGCGCCTTCCCATGCCGGTGATGGCCAGCGGCGCGGAGGGCTGGTTCGTCATCGGCCGCGTCGGCGAAGACGCCGTCGCGGTCCAGCGTCCCGGCGACGCGATCGAGCGCTGGGACCGCGCCGCGCTGGAAGCCCGCTGGTCGGGCGCGCTGCTCCTCGTCGCCACGCGCGATTCCGCGCAGGTTGCCGCGCCCGCCTTCGACATGACCTGGTTCATTCCCCAGATCGTCAAATACCGGAAGCTGATCGGCGAGGTGCTGTTGATCACGCTCGCGCTCAACCTGCTCGGCCTCGCCGCGCCGCTCTTTTTCCAGAATGTCGTCGACAAGGTGCTGGCACACAACAGCTTGGCAACGCTGCAGGTGCTCGCCATCGGGCTGGTGATCGTTTCGCTGTGGGAAGTCGCGTTCGGCTGGCTGCGGACCCGCCTCTATTCGGAAACGAGCCAGAAATTGGACGTCGAGCTGGGCAGCCGCCTCTTTCGCCACCTGCTCCGCCTGCCGCTCGCCTATTTCGAAAATCGGCGCGTCGGCGACACCGTTACCCGTGTCCGCGAGCTGGAGACGGTGCGCGAGTTCATGACGAATGCCTCGCTCACCGTCCTGATCGATCCGCTGTTCACGATCGTCTTCATGGTCGCGATGTGGCTCTATTCGCCCCTGCTCTTCGTCATCGTCGCGCTCACCCTCCCCGCCTATGTGATCGTCTCGCTCGTCGTGACCGGCCCTTTGCGCCGCCGACTCGACGAGAAGTTCGCGCGCGGCGCCGCGAACAATGCGCTGCTCGTCGAGAGCGTCTCGGGGATGCAGACGCTCAAGGCCGCAGCGGTGGAACCGCAATGGCAGGACCGCTGGGAACGCCAGCTCGCGGCGTACAGCGCCGCCAACCAGCGTGTGATCAACCTCGGCAATTCGGGCAGCCAAGCGGTTCAGCTCATCTCCAAATTGAGCCTTGCCGCGATCCTGTTCTTCGGCGCGCAGCAGGTGATCGCCGGCGCGCTGACGGTCGGCGGGCTGGTCGCGTTCAACATGTTCGCGCAGCGCGTCTCGGGTCCGGTCATCCGCATGGCGCAGCTCTGGCAGGATTTCCAGCAGGTTCGCCTCTCGGTCCAGCGAATGGGCGACATCCTGAACACCGGCACCGAACCCGGCGCCGGATCGCGCACGACTTTGCCCGCGCTGCAGGGCCATATCCGCTTCGAGGGTGTCCGCTTCCGCTATGCCGCCGAAGGCCCGTGGACGCTCGACGACATCGACCTCGATCTGCCCGCCGGCGCCACGCTCGGCATCGCCGGCGCCTCAGGCTCGGGCAAGTCGACGCTCACCAAATTGCTCCAACGCCTCTATCTGCCTGCGAGCGGCCGCGTGCTGATCGACGGCGTCGACATCGCCCAGATCGATCCTTCATGGCTGCGCCGCCAGATCGGTGTGGTGTTGCAGGAGAATATCCTGTTCAACCGCTCGATCCGCGAGAATATCGCGCTCGCCGACCCCGTCACGCCGATCGAGCGCGTGATGACCGCCGCCCGCCTCGCCGGCGCGCATGATTTCATCCTGGAACTGCCGCGGGGTTATGACACGATCGTCGAGGAGCGCGGCGTCAATTTCTCGGGCGGGCAGCGGCAGCGCCTCGCAATCGCGCGCGCGCTGATCACCAACCCGCGCATCCTGATCCTCGACGAGGCGACCTCGGCGCTCGATGCCGAGAGCGAGGAGATCGTCCAGCGGAACCTCAAGGCCATCGCCGCCGGGCGCACCGTGCTGATCATCGCGCATCGCCTTTCCGCGATCCGCCAGTGCGACCGCATCCTGACGCTCGACAAGGGGCGCATCGTCGAGAGCGGCACGCATGACGAATTGATCCGCCTCGGCGGCCGCTATGCCGCGCTCCATTACCGCCAGATCGGTGTTCAGGCGGGAGCCCCGACATGAACGCGATCAAACGTCACTGGACCGCCGTCCGCGACGCGCTCGACAATGAACGGGCGCGATCGCGTGGGGTTTTGCGCACCGAGGAGGCGGATTTCCTTCCCGCCGCGCTCGAAGTGGTCGAGTGCCCCGTTTCGCCGACCGCGCGGGTCACCGCTTGGGCTTTGCTCGGGCTGTTCGCCGCCGCGCTGCTCTGGCTGGTCCTTGGCCGGGTCGACGTCGTCGCGTCGGCGCCGGGCAAGCTGGTCCCCGCCGACGACGTTCAGCTGATCCAGCCCGGCGCGGCGGGGATCGTCCACGCCATATTGGTCCGCGACGGCCAGCGCGTCCGCGCCGGCCAGCCGCTGGTCGAGCTCGATCCCACCGTCTCCGACGCCGATACGGCGCAAGCGAGCAAGGCGCTGGAGACCGCGATGCTCGACGCCGCGCGGCTGCGCGCCATATTGTCCGCGCTCGACGGCCAGGGTCTCAGCTTCACTCCGCCCGCCGGAACCGCGCCAGACGTCGCCGCCACCCAGATCGCGCTCGCGCGCGCCCAGCTCGCCGAGATCCGAGCGGGCAGCCAAACGCGTGCCGCCGACACCGAATCCGCTCGCGCCGCCCGCGCCGAGGCGCAGATCCAGGCAGCCAAGCTGAGCGAAACGCTGCCGCTGCTCGACGAACAGATCGCCGCCAACGAAACGCTGCTCGAAAAAGGCTATGTCTCGAAGCTGCGCGTGATTGAGATGCGCCGCCAGCGCCTCGTCGCCGCGCGCGACCGCGACGCCGCGCTCGCCACCGCGCGCAAGGCGGAAGCGCAAATCGCGGTCGCCGGCGGCAATTCGAGCCAATCGACCGCCGAGGCGCGCGCGCGCGTCCTCGCCGAACTCGCCAAGGCGGAAAGCGACGCGCGGCTGCGCAAGGAGGAGCTAACCAAAGCGACGAAACGCAGCACCCTCCAGCGCCTCGTCAGCCCCGTTGACGGCACGGTCACGCAACTTGCTGTCCACACCGTCGGCGGCGTGGTCGAGGCGGCGAAGCCGATTATGATCATCGTGCCCGTGCGCGGAAAGCTGATCGCCGAAGTGACGATCGCCAACAAGGATGTGGGATTCGTCAGCGTCGGCCAGCCGGTCGCGCTGAAGGTCGAGGCCTTTCCCTTCACGCGCTACGGCGCGGTGCCGGGCAGGCTGGAGCAGATCAGTTCGGATGCCGTTCAGGACGAAAAGCGCGGCCTCATCTACACCGCGCGGGTAACGCTCGATCGCGCGACGATCGTGCGCGACGGTAGGGCGGTCCCCCTAACCCCCGGGATGGCGGTCACCGCCGATATCCGCACCGGCCGCCGTTCGCTTGCTTCCTATCTGCTGAGCCCGATCGACGAGATGCGCGCGACAGCCGCGCGGGAGCGCTGACGCCATCTCCCGCGCGGAATTCGCAAATTGAGAGTGGATCAGGGAAGCGTGCGACGCCCACCCCTGCCAAACACAAAGCCGACCACGACAAGGACAACCGCCACAACAAGCAAAATCTTGGCGAAGTCCGCAGAAAGCCCGGCGATGCCGCCAAAGCCGAGCAGTGCCGCGACCAGCGCAACGACCGCGAAAATGATGGCCCATCTGAACATAATATTCTCCTTAGAGGGCGCATGCCTCATCTCGCTCCCGCGTGTAACCGCAGAAGTGGCGGAGGATCCCGCCGCATCATCCTGTCTGGATAAGCGGTCAACGCCGGTTCGACGCTAAAGTTCCTGCGATGCACAGGCGTCGGGCCAACGCCACGCACGCTATCAATCGAAAACCTCGACCTCGCGGGTCTCGCGGATATCGAGCGATGAGGACCCGGCACGAATCCGGTAGCGGCCTCGCCCATGAGCCTCCATTGATATGGCCGCTCGCCCGTCGTTCCCCCGGCACTCCCCCAGCGCGGCCGAAAGCATAGTGGTTGCCGGGCAATGTCACTTTGCATCGATACCATTTTGACCCTTACGCGTGCACCCGACCCGCAAGGAACGTTCCGGCGCGCGGGGGATTGGTCCTGCATGGACACGCGCTCCGGTCAGATGGCCCCCGTGGCCGGCTCTTCCACCACCCCCTGGACCGATCGGCCCCGGCGCTGGGCGAAGACCGCATGGACGCCCGCGTGGCTCGCAAAGCGTCCAAGGCCGCTACGGATCGCGATACGCACCGTTGCAATCATCCTGCTCACGCTGTTTGCGATCTGGCTGATTCTCTTCATCACCAAGGGTCGGTTCCTGAAAGGCCCTTTCGAACGCTTCGCCACGTCGCAGCTTGAACGGCAGGTCGATATAGGCGGCGATTTCCAGCTCTATTTCGCGCCCTTCAACGTCAAATTCTACGCCGAGGATATCCGCATCGCGAACCCCTCATGGGCGCGCGAAAAGCAGTTTTTCATGGCGAAGACGGTCGACACAAGGGTTGCCACGCTGCCGCTGATCTTTGGCAACCGCATCCTGCGCTTTGCCGATCTCGACGGCGCGCGGGTGGCGCTTGAATGGGACAGCGGCAACAGGCGGAACAGCTGGACTTTCGGCGACCCGAACCGCCCTCCCGAGCCGCTCGAGCTGCCACGGATCCAGCGCGCCGCGATCACGCAGAGCGGCCTCAGCTACCGCGATCCCAAATTGCGGCTGTTCGCCGACATCGATATCGACACCATCCGCGCGTCCGGCACGCGTATCAATGACGATATCCGTTTTTCCGGGCGCGGGACGATGCACACGCAGCCGTTCACCCTGTCCGGCGGCCTCTCCTCGCCGAACGAAACCATCGTGGGCGGCAAGAATGACCTGACGCTTCATGCCGTCGGGCTCGGCAATACGCTCGACGTATCGGGCACGTTGCCCGGTCCGACCGAACTCGAGGGCGCCGATCTCAAATTGCAGTCGCGCGGCGGCAATCTGTCGCGCCTTTTCGACTTCCTCGGCGTCGCGATCCCCGATACCCGCCGCTACCGCGTCACGTCGGCGCTGACCTATGAGGATGAAGTCTGGAAGCTCACGGGTATTAAAGGGATGTTCGGCGACAGCGACCTTGCCGGCTCGCTGGCGGTCAGCCAGCCGAAAGGGCGGGTCTATCTGAAGGCCGATTTGACCACCCGGTCGCTCAACATCATCGATGCGGGACCGTTCGTCGGCTATGATCCGCAGCGGCTCGACAAGATGGGAACCGGCGGCACGGTCGAGACGGTCGGCGGCCGCCCGCGCGTGCTCCCCGACGCCCCGCTGCGCGTCGAGGCGCTCAGGCGGTTCGACGTCGACCTCCGCTACCGGGCCACCAGGGTGCGCGCAAAAAGCTTTCCGATCAGCAATGTCGACCTGACACTCGCACTCAAGAACGGACTAATGGAGCTCAAGCCGTTCAATTTCGTCGTTGCCGGCGGGACGGTCAAAAGCGACGTGGCGATCGACGCACGCCCCGCCATGGTGCGCACCGAATATGATATCCGCCTGTCGCCGACGCGGCTCGACACCTTGCTTGCCGGCTTCGGAGCCGAGCAGTCGGGGACGACGGGCACGGTCAGCGGGCGCATGAAGATGGTGGGCTTCGGCGACAGCGTGCACCAGTCGCTCGCGACGTCGAACGGCCGCATCGCCTTTGTCCTGCCGCAGGGCACATTCTGGACGCGTAATGTCCAGCTCGCCGAACTCGACTTCGGAACGTTCGTACAAAAGATGTTTCAGGACAAGCTCAAGAAACCGGTCGAGATCAACTGCGGGGTGATCGCCTTCACGGTCCGCGGCGGCGTCGCAGCGGCCGACCCAATCCTGATCGACACCAAGAAGAATGTGATGATTGGCCGCGGCGGTTTCTCGTTCCGCAACGAGGCAATCGACCTGGCGGTCCGCGCCGACGGCAAAACCTTCAGCCTCTTTTCGGGCCAGTCGCCGGTCGGCGTCGGCGGCTATTTCGCGGCGCCCAAAATCGATCCGGTGAGCGACGAGCTCGCTGGACGCGCGGGGGCCGCGCTTGGTCTCGGCTTACTCGCCGGCCCCGCGGCGCTGGTCATCCCGTTCGTCGATGCCGGCGATGCCAAGGCGGCGCAATGCGGCCCCATCCTCGCCGGCGCCACCGCGCAGGCGCAACGGACGAGCAAAGGCAAACCGCGCGACGATGTCGGCAAAGGCACGACCGCCAAGTCGGAAGACGGCAAGCAGAGCGGCGACGAAGGGAAAAAACAGCGCAAGAAGTTCCTCGGCATTTTCTAATGCCGGTTCGTCGATATTTTGCGTGTGCAGCACGGCGCGCGGTCGCGGCTTAGGCGTCCCGGGCAAGCGCAAGCGCGCCGAGCGGACCTGCACGCGAACGCAGGCCGGGCGGCTGGAGGAAATTGTCGATATCCTCGGAAACGAGCGCCGTAGCCGCATAGCCCGCGAGACTGTCGATCAACATGCAAATGCATTTGGTTCCGCCGAGCTCGACCCCCGCGAGCACCCTAAAACTGGTCCTTCAGCATCTCGCCGATCGAATTGTTGAAATGGCTCTCCATCGCGGCGCGCGCGCGCGCGGGATCGCGCGCAGCGATGGCCTCGGCAACCTCGCGGTGCAGCGCGAGCGTCTCGTCGCGCTCTTGACTGGTGCTCCGTCCAGCCCAGGCGCGCGGGATCGCCACCGCCATCAGCTCCTCGAACGAGCGGACGATTTGAAGGAATAGCTGATTGCCGCTCGCCTCGGCGATCGTCTGGTGAAAAATCGTGTCGGCGGCGGTCCGCGCCGCTTCGTCATGCTCGACCGACAGGCCATGCGCTGCGGTCAGGATCGCGCGCGCCTGCTCGTCGGTGCGGTTGATCGCGGCGAGTTCGGCGGTGCGCAGTTCGAGCGTGCGGCGCACCTCCCACACGTCGGCGAGCGACACCTGCGCGGTGTTGACCGCATGCCCCATCGACGCCGCCATCACCGATCCATCGATCGCGCCCACGCGCGGCTTGCGCCCATTGCCGACGTCGACCAGGCGAAGCGCCGCGAGCGCGCCGAACGCCTCGCGCATCACCGGGCGGCTAACGCCAAGCCGCGTCGCAAAGCTCCCCTCGCCCGGCAGCGTGTCGCCGACCTTTAGGTCGTTTGTCCGGATGAAGTCGCGCACCGATTCGACCGCGCGGTCGACAAGCGAACCCCGGCCGGACGGATCGAGCATCCCGCTCATGCCGCCACTCCGACCCGCCGCATCGCGGTCGGCGCCATGCCGAAGCGACGCGAAAAGGCGCGCGTGAAGCTGGCGTTGTTGAGATAGCCGCAGCGATAGCCAATGCTCGCCACGGGCAAATCGCTCGCCGCAAGCATCTGTCGCGCCTGACGCAGCCGCCGATCGCTCAGCGCCTCGGCAACGCTGCATTGATAGAGCTCGCGAAACCCGCGCGTTAGCTTGTCGCGATTGATCCCGCAGCTTTTGGCAATGTCGTCGATCGTCAATTTCTCGTGCCAACGGGTGTCGACGATCCGACGCGCCGCCGCGATCCGCGCGATGTCGCTTTCGGTCAGGCTTGGCTGTCCGTCGACAGGGATGAGGGCGCCGGCGCGGAGCGCGGCGAAGAATTGGCAAAGGAGTTCGATGCTGCGCGCGAGGCGCAGCGTGTCCGCCGCCGCCTCGTCGCAATCGGGCGCGACGATCGACTGGCCGAGCGTGCGCAGGTCCGACGGCAGGAACCAGCGCGCGTCGGCGTCGGGCAGGTCGCTGAACAGGCGGCGGCACGCGGCGCGCGATACGGCGAAGACGAGCAAATGCCCTTCACTCTCGAGTTCGCGAAAGGTCAATGTGCGGACGACGGGTTCACCGATGTCGCCGAAGCCAAGCAGCAGCGCATCGGGGGGCAGCAACAGGCGGTCGCATGGACCACGGCCGACAAAGGTGGTCATTTCGGGCGACACGATCACCGGATGCTTGGACATATGCTCGGACGGCATGGCATGATTCTCCCTGCCCATCTGCATAAACCTATCTTACAGCTTTCGCAATACCTATCTGATAGGTTCAGGTGCCCGCCGCATCGCGAGCAGGAAGGCGAAGAAAGACAGCCCGCTGACGATGACGCCGACGAGCGCCAGCGCCTCCGCAAGCATCGCCTCGCCGCCCATCAGCGCACTGACGCGCGTCACCACCCACGGTGCGAGACCGAAGCCGATCAGCCCCGCGATCGCGATGAAGGCGCCGATGCAGAGACCGCGCAGTTCGTTAGGTAGCAGCACGGTCAGCGCGACCGAGACGACGAGCCCGGTCACCGCGCCGCACATCGACATCACGCCGAGCGCGACGGCAAGGCCGGTCACGCTGGGCATCAGCGGGAACAGCGCCGCCGGCACCCCGATCCCCGCCGCGATCACCGCACCGAGCAGGATGCCGCCGCGGCGGTGGCTTTTCTGTCCGATATCGGCCGAAATCCCGCCAAGTACCGCGCCCGCGACGCCGGTGCCGAACAAAAGAGCGCCGACCCAGCCGGCGAACTGCTGCGGCTGGAGCCCGAAGTCGCGCGACAGCACGGGCGCGACCCAGACCGTAGCGGCGACGTCGGCCATCACGACCGCGACCTGTCCCGCGAAGAGCGGCCCGAGAAAGCTGCGGCGCGCCCAGAGTTCGGCAGCGACGATGCGGAAAGGCGCATCGGGGCTCGCCTCGACCTCGCGCCGTTCGGGTTCGCGCAGGAATAGCAAGGGCAGCAGACACAGCGCGCTGATCGCGGCGAGCAGCACATGCGCGCCGCGCCACGGCGCAAGATCCGCGAGCCAGCCCGGCGCCGAAAAATCCGCGAGCAGGCCGAACAGCCAGCCGGTGAGCGCAAACCCGAGCGCGACGCCAAGCGCTTTGCCGAGGTTGACGATCAGCATCGCGCGGCCGCGCTGTTCGGGCGCGCAAAAATCGGCGCAGAGCGACAGCGCCGCGGTGAGCGAACCCGTCGAGCCGATGCCGACGAGCATCCGCGCCGCAGTGAGCAGCCCCGCGCTCGGCGCAAAGGCCGTGAGCAACGTACCAAGCGTCCAGAGCACGGCCAACCCGATCGTCAACCGCACCCGGTTGCGGCGATCGACGAGGATTCCGATCGGGATCGAGAAGAGCACCATCGGCACCGCTGCGCCGAGCCCCTGGATCAACGCGAGCGCGTCGTCGCTGAGCGCCAGTTCGGCCTTGGCGCTTTCCTGGATCGTGCCGAAGCTGCCGAGCGCGGTGAAACCCATCGTCGTCACCAGCGCGAGCAGCAGCAACGGGATGAGCGTCGCGGGCGCGGTCAGGCGCGGCGCCGGCGTGGCGAACGGTTCGGCCTGCGTCGCCATCACAGGGTAAAAATCTTACCGGGATTGAATAGATTCTGCGGATCGAGCGCGCGCTTGATCATCCGCATCTGTTCGACCGCATCGCCGAGTTCGGCGACAAGCCACGCCTGTTTGCCGATGCCGATGCCATGTTCGCCCGTGCACGTCCCGTCCATCGCGAGCGCGCGCTCGACGAGCCGCGCGTTGATCGCCTCGACCTCCGCCATTTCGTCGGGCACGTCGGGGTCGATCGAGAAGATCACATGGAAATTGCCGTCGCCGACATGGCCGAGGATCGTCGCGGGGACGCTCGATTTGTCGAGATCGACATGCGTCTCGGCGATGCATTCGGCGAGGCGGCTGATCGGCACGCAGACGTCAGTCGCCCAGCCGATCGCGCCCGCACGCATATTGACCGCGGCGTAATAGGCTTCATGTCTGGCGCGCCACAATTTGGTGCGCTCCTCGGGCAGGTTCGACCAGTTGAAGGCGCTGCCGCCATTGGACTCGGCGAGCGCTTTCACCGTCTCGACCTGCTCGGCGACATTCGCCGGGCTGCCGTGGAATTCGAAGAACAAAGTCGGCGCTTCGGGATAATCGAGCTTCGACCAGCGGTTGACCGCGATCATTTGCTTCGTGTCGAGGATCTCGACGCGCGCGAGCGGGACCGCGCACTGGATCGACTGGACGACGGTATCGACCGCGCCGCCCAAGGTGTCGAA contains these protein-coding regions:
- a CDS encoding FadR/GntR family transcriptional regulator; this translates as MSGMLDPSGRGSLVDRAVESVRDFIRTNDLKVGDTLPGEGSFATRLGVSRPVMREAFGALAALRLVDVGNGRKPRVGAIDGSVMAASMGHAVNTAQVSLADVWEVRRTLELRTAELAAINRTDEQARAILTAAHGLSVEHDEAARTAADTIFHQTIAEASGNQLFLQIVRSFEELMAVAIPRAWAGRSTSQERDETLALHREVAEAIAARDPARARAAMESHFNNSIGEMLKDQF
- a CDS encoding HlyD family type I secretion periplasmic adaptor subunit; this translates as MNAIKRHWTAVRDALDNERARSRGVLRTEEADFLPAALEVVECPVSPTARVTAWALLGLFAAALLWLVLGRVDVVASAPGKLVPADDVQLIQPGAAGIVHAILVRDGQRVRAGQPLVELDPTVSDADTAQASKALETAMLDAARLRAILSALDGQGLSFTPPAGTAPDVAATQIALARAQLAEIRAGSQTRAADTESARAARAEAQIQAAKLSETLPLLDEQIAANETLLEKGYVSKLRVIEMRRQRLVAARDRDAALATARKAEAQIAVAGGNSSQSTAEARARVLAELAKAESDARLRKEELTKATKRSTLQRLVSPVDGTVTQLAVHTVGGVVEAAKPIMIIVPVRGKLIAEVTIANKDVGFVSVGQPVALKVEAFPFTRYGAVPGRLEQISSDAVQDEKRGLIYTARVTLDRATIVRDGRAVPLTPGMAVTADIRTGRRSLASYLLSPIDEMRATAARER
- a CDS encoding helix-turn-helix transcriptional regulator codes for the protein MPSEHMSKHPVIVSPEMTTFVGRGPCDRLLLPPDALLLGFGDIGEPVVRTLTFRELESEGHLLVFAVSRAACRRLFSDLPDADARWFLPSDLRTLGQSIVAPDCDEAAADTLRLARSIELLCQFFAALRAGALIPVDGQPSLTESDIARIAAARRIVDTRWHEKLTIDDIAKSCGINRDKLTRGFRELYQCSVAEALSDRRLRQARQMLAASDLPVASIGYRCGYLNNASFTRAFSRRFGMAPTAMRRVGVAA
- a CDS encoding type I secretion system permease/ATPase, which codes for MHRIVADPAELRHSLGHADPVAASDLLRLAKRIDGVRARATTANFERLRRLPMPVMASGAEGWFVIGRVGEDAVAVQRPGDAIERWDRAALEARWSGALLLVATRDSAQVAAPAFDMTWFIPQIVKYRKLIGEVLLITLALNLLGLAAPLFFQNVVDKVLAHNSLATLQVLAIGLVIVSLWEVAFGWLRTRLYSETSQKLDVELGSRLFRHLLRLPLAYFENRRVGDTVTRVRELETVREFMTNASLTVLIDPLFTIVFMVAMWLYSPLLFVIVALTLPAYVIVSLVVTGPLRRRLDEKFARGAANNALLVESVSGMQTLKAAAVEPQWQDRWERQLAAYSAANQRVINLGNSGSQAVQLISKLSLAAILFFGAQQVIAGALTVGGLVAFNMFAQRVSGPVIRMAQLWQDFQQVRLSVQRMGDILNTGTEPGAGSRTTLPALQGHIRFEGVRFRYAAEGPWTLDDIDLDLPAGATLGIAGASGSGKSTLTKLLQRLYLPASGRVLIDGVDIAQIDPSWLRRQIGVVLQENILFNRSIRENIALADPVTPIERVMTAARLAGAHDFILELPRGYDTIVEERGVNFSGGQRQRLAIARALITNPRILILDEATSALDAESEEIVQRNLKAIAAGRTVLIIAHRLSAIRQCDRILTLDKGRIVESGTHDELIRLGGRYAALHYRQIGVQAGAPT
- a CDS encoding MFS transporter, which codes for MATQAEPFATPAPRLTAPATLIPLLLLALVTTMGFTALGSFGTIQESAKAELALSDDALALIQGLGAAVPMVLFSIPIGILVDRRNRVRLTIGLAVLWTLGTLLTAFAPSAGLLTAARMLVGIGSTGSLTAALSLCADFCAPEQRGRAMLIVNLGKALGVALGFALTGWLFGLLADFSAPGWLADLAPWRGAHVLLAAISALCLLPLLFLREPERREVEASPDAPFRIVAAELWARRSFLGPLFAGQVAVVMADVAATVWVAPVLSRDFGLQPQQFAGWVGALLFGTGVAGAVLGGISADIGQKSHRRGGILLGAVIAAGIGVPAALFPLMPSVTGLAVALGVMSMCGAVTGLVVSVALTVLLPNELRGLCIGAFIAIAGLIGFGLAPWVVTRVSALMGGEAMLAEALALVGVIVSGLSFFAFLLAMRRAPEPIR
- a CDS encoding FAD-binding oxidoreductase — encoded protein: MAGTEHPGGRKPLPANLVGALEGRFGDRFQRGQAVLGQHGSSESHFAPVLPDAVVFAHSTDDVVALVTLCSAADIPIVPFGAGTSIEGNALAVNGGISLDMSQMDKVIAVNAEDFDCVVQPGVRREELNVHLRDQGLFFPIDPGANATIGGMASTRASGTNAVRYGTMKDAVLSLQIVTPQGKVIRTARRARKSAAGYDLTRLYVGSEGTLGIITEVTLRLHPVPDTISAAVCSFDTLGGAVDTVVQSIQCAVPLARVEILDTKQMIAVNRWSKLDYPEAPTLFFEFHGSPANVAEQVETVKALAESNGGSAFNWSNLPEERTKLWRARHEAYYAAVNMRAGAIGWATDVCVPISRLAECIAETHVDLDKSSVPATILGHVGDGNFHVIFSIDPDVPDEMAEVEAINARLVERALAMDGTCTGEHGIGIGKQAWLVAELGDAVEQMRMIKRALDPQNLFNPGKIFTL
- a CDS encoding AsmA family protein, which produces MDTRSGQMAPVAGSSTTPWTDRPRRWAKTAWTPAWLAKRPRPLRIAIRTVAIILLTLFAIWLILFITKGRFLKGPFERFATSQLERQVDIGGDFQLYFAPFNVKFYAEDIRIANPSWAREKQFFMAKTVDTRVATLPLIFGNRILRFADLDGARVALEWDSGNRRNSWTFGDPNRPPEPLELPRIQRAAITQSGLSYRDPKLRLFADIDIDTIRASGTRINDDIRFSGRGTMHTQPFTLSGGLSSPNETIVGGKNDLTLHAVGLGNTLDVSGTLPGPTELEGADLKLQSRGGNLSRLFDFLGVAIPDTRRYRVTSALTYEDEVWKLTGIKGMFGDSDLAGSLAVSQPKGRVYLKADLTTRSLNIIDAGPFVGYDPQRLDKMGTGGTVETVGGRPRVLPDAPLRVEALRRFDVDLRYRATRVRAKSFPISNVDLTLALKNGLMELKPFNFVVAGGTVKSDVAIDARPAMVRTEYDIRLSPTRLDTLLAGFGAEQSGTTGTVSGRMKMVGFGDSVHQSLATSNGRIAFVLPQGTFWTRNVQLAELDFGTFVQKMFQDKLKKPVEINCGVIAFTVRGGVAAADPILIDTKKNVMIGRGGFSFRNEAIDLAVRADGKTFSLFSGQSPVGVGGYFAAPKIDPVSDELAGRAGAALGLGLLAGPAALVIPFVDAGDAKAAQCGPILAGATAQAQRTSKGKPRDDVGKGTTAKSEDGKQSGDEGKKQRKKFLGIF
- a CDS encoding DUF1328 family protein, coding for MFRWAIIFAVVALVAALLGFGGIAGLSADFAKILLVVAVVLVVVGFVFGRGGRRTLP